The Deinococcus carri genome segment ACCCGCGTGCCGGGCAAGGGTGCTGCTGAAGTCGCCCTGCTGCCCGGCGACAGTCCAGCGCAGGTAGAGCGCGTAGGCGGCGAGGGCGCGGGCGTTCAGGTCACGCTGGGCGGCCCGGTAGGACTCGCCCCAGGCGGCCATGTCCTGTTCCAGGGTGGGAGCGCGGGCTTCGAGCTGCTGGCCGGTCATGCCTTCACCCTCCGCAGCACACCGCTGGGGACGATGGCGGTGTGTCCGTCCGGCCAGCGCACCATCACGTTGCCCACTGCACCGGGCCGGGGCACGGTTAGCACGGTGCAGGTGGTGCCCCGTCGACTGTCGTCGCCCTTGCCCAGCTTCGGGCCGTAGCGGTAGGCCTGACCCTCGGTGAGCCAGCGGTAACGGCGAGGGTCGGTCATGCGAACCTCGCCAGATTCGAGAAGCGCGTGAAGGGCGCGTGGTACTGGACCTTCACCATGCCGGTCGGCCCGTTGCGCTGCTTGCCGATGCCGAACTCGGCCACGCCCTGCTGGTCGGTTTCCTTGTTGTAGACCTCGTCGCGGTAGATGAACATCACCACGTCGGCGTCCTGCTCCACGCTGCCCGACTCGCGCAGGTCGCTGAGCTGCGGGCGTTTGTTCGGGCGGTCTTCCACGCCGCGGTTCAGTTGCGAGAGGGCCAGCACGGGAATCTGGAGTTCCAGGGCCAGGTTCTTCAGCTCGCGGCTAATCTCGCCCACTTCCTGGGTCCGGTTGCCGCCGCCGCGCCCGGCCACCTTGACCAGTTGCAGGTAGTCCAGGACGAACATACTCAGCGGGTCGCGCTGGTGCTCGCGCCGCACCATGTCGGTGAGCTGGTGCAGGTACAGGTTCTGCTTCCGCACGATGTCCAGCGGCAGGCGGTCCAGGAACTCCTGCGCGGGGACGAGGCGGCCCCAGTCCCGCTCGCTGAGCTGCGCCTTGCCGCGCTGCGCGTCGGTGAAGCGGCTGAGGTCCACCCGCCCCTCGCTGCACAGCAGCCGGGTCATGATTTCCTCGGCGGGCATCTCCAGGCTGAAGCCCAGCACACGCCCCGTGGTGGCCGCGACGTTCACCGCCATCTGGAAGGCGGCGGCCGTCTTCCCCATCCCAGGCCGCGCGCCCAGCACGTACAGTCGGGTGCCCTCGAAGCCACCCACCGCGTCATCCAGGTCGGTCAGGCCCGTGGGTGCGCCGCGCCGCCCGGTGCCGCTGCTGGCCTGTTCCAGCACGCCCGCCAGCAGGCTGCCCCCGCGCACGATCTCCGCCTCGCCGAACTCCATGCGGGGGGCGCTGGCGGCCAGCGCGTCGATGTCTTCCAGGGGCATCTGCTGCTCAAAAGCGGCCTGCATGGTCTTCCCGGCGTGGCTGATGACCTGGCGCAGGTGAGCCTTCTCCAGCACGATGCGCGCGAAGTGTTCGGCGTAGGCGGCGGTGCTGGTCTGGTCGGACAGGCCCATCAGGTACACCAGCCCCCCCACCTCGTCGAGCTGGCCGCGGCGAATGAGTTCCTCGGAGAGGGTGGCGAGTTCGACGGGGCCGGGGCTGCCGTCGCTGCCGCGCTTCTCCCGCAGAGCCGGAATGCAGGCCCAGATTTTCCGGTGGCTTTCGCGGTAGAAGTCCACCGGGATGACTTGGCCGACGACAGCGTTGGTGAGGGCGTCGTTGTCCAGCAGGACGCTGCCCAGCAGGCTGATTTCCGCCTCGTTGCTGTGGGGGGGGACGCGGGGGGTGAAGTCGGTCACGCCTCCACCTCCCACTCCGCCGCCACGCGGTCCGGCACGTCCAGCGGTGCGCCGCTCTCAGCGAAGAACACCATCCCGTACTCGACGGCCTCCACCGTCCAGACGCGGCCATCCGGGGCGCGGCGGCGCTCGCCGGGCATGCAGGTGGCCTCGCCGAACGCGCGGCGGGTCTCGTCAAGGTTCTGCCGCTGCGCGTGCTGGACGGCTTCTGCGCGTTCCATGCGCTTCACCAGCGCGGGGAACGGGTGGGCGAAGCTGCCCGCCACCACGATGTCGCGGGCATTCTGGCGCAAGTCCTCGACGAGGCCCGCTTGCACCCACGTGGCGAACTGGGCAATCTGCGCGTCCTGGGCGGCGCGGTTACGGCTCAGGCCGGGCACGCCGGGCACCCAGCCCTGCCAGATGTCCCACGCCCCGGCGGCGGCCAGCGCCTCCTGCGCGGCGCGGTAGCCCTGCGGCGCGGCGGCGGGCGGCGGAACTTTTTCAGAGTCGGTCACGTTCTCGGTTTCCTCGTGCTGGTGAGCGGTTTTGAGCTGTGAAGGGGAAGGCAGGTCAGCCCTGGCCCCGCCAGGGGCCGCGCTCTGCGCCTGCTGTGTGGGGTCTGCCTGCTGTTCGGAAGCTCCTCCAGCAACAACAGCCGTGGGGGCCGGGGCGGGCTGATCAGAGTCAGAGACGTAGGTGTTGTTGGTCTTTTCTTTCTTCTTTACTTCTGTTCCTTCTTTAAGGGGCGGAGTTTCACCGTCCTGCACGGCATTTTCGGGTGCCGTTTCATCGGATTTCCGAACGGGTTTCCGAGCGGATTCCCGAACGGGTTTCCGGGCAGCGGTGGACCCGGCCCAGCTCCACAAGTCGCCCTGCGCCACCGCCAGGCCCAGTTCGGCGAGGCGCGCCAGGCCCTGGCGGGTCTGGGTGGCTCCCCGGCGGCTGTAGGTCGCCACCTCGCCCCAGTGAACCGGGCGCATGTTGCGGTGCATCAGCAGGCACAGCGCGGGCTTCAGCAGGGCGTTGGGTAGCTCTGCCAGCAGTTCCATGTCGGTGGCGTTGTCCAACCGCGTGAAGGGGGCCGTCTTGGCGGGCTTCGGGCCAGCAGGGGGAGACGCGGGGGCAGGGAACCGGATGTTCTTGGCCGGGGTCATGGGGTGCCTCCAAAGAGCGGCCCGAATGCCTCTTCCTGCTCGGCTTCTTCCACCGGTTCGTCTTTGGGGTGCGTGGCCCGCGTGCGGACTCCGGCGCGGCGGCCCGTATCGGCACCGACCATCTTCCGGAGCGCCTCGAAGGTCGCCCAACCACCGTCCGCGACCATCGCGCAGAACTCGTCCAGCACCGGCACACCGCGCGGCGTGACCATGCTTTGCAAGCCGGGGACGTTCTCCAACACGAAGGTCTGCGGCTGCAACTCCACCACCAGGCGCGCAAACTCGAAGATCAGGCTGTTGCGTTCGTCCAGGACGTTCCGCTTCCCGGCGGTGCTGAAGCCCTGGCAGGGCGGCCCGCCGAACAGCACGTCCAGCTCACCGGGCCGCAATTCCAGCGCCTTCAGGACGTCCTGACCGCCGAACTTTCGGATGTCGCCGAAGAACACGTGCTGAGTGCCGGGCACGTCCGGCTGATCCCGAATCCATCCACTGCCTGCGGTAGGCAGGAGGTCCAACTGGTGAAGCATCTCCGGCGTGAGGTCCACCCCGGCTGCCTTCGCATCCGCGACGTCCTTCTTGTGGCGCTTGGCGCTGCGCAGCAGCTCGTCGTTCATGCGCTGCGCGTCGGCCGGGGTCGCCCAGTGCGTCTCCACCTGGCCGTACCGGCACAGGTTCATCATGTAGGTGATGGTGGCGTCGGCGGCCCACTCGAACATGCCGATGACCTCGATGCCAGCCTGTTTCATGCCCAGGCTGAATCCACCGGCACCGGCGAAGAGGTCCAGCCCCAGAGGTCCAGGGCCGTAGCGGTGGCGTCCCTTCCGGGCAAGGGTGTCGGGCACGATCAGGCCACTGCGGACCTGCGCCCAGGTGGAAGAGTCTGTGCGGGTGGGCACGATCAGGCCGGAGGACAGGCGGTGCATAGCAGCCGTCATGCCCCCACCGCCTTCCTGACTTCATCCGCGGCGGCCTGACCGTACTTGTGCTCCAGGCACGTGAGCATGGCCGCCTGGTGAGGTGCGGACAGCGCCCGCAGCTCCCCGATCCAGAACACCCGGAGGTCATCCGTCAATTCCGGGCGCACCTCCACCTCGGTGGGGGGAAGGGGCCGCAGCCCCCCCGCTTCAGTCGGCGGCAGCCGCATGACCTTCCCCCTCCACCTGCGCGCGAATCTCACTCAGCGTCTCGGTGCCCTGGAGCTGTTCCCAGTGGTGGCAGATGATCTCGCGCCACTCGGCCATGTCCTCTTCGTCGCTGCGCTTGGGGTCGTCCCAGTCGGTGGGGTCGTAGCCTGCCTCTACCAGCAGGTCAGACAGGTGCTTCATCGAGCAGCGGGCCAGGAACGCTTCGGGAGTGTCCTCGGCGGGGGTGAACTCCGCGTCCTCGACCTCCGGCGCGGGCAGGGCCAGCACGTCCTTCGGCGCGTTCAGCACGCCCGCGGCCATCGCTTCCGGCTCTTCCCCGAAGAGGCCGGGGCCTTCCTGCAACTCGCGCACCTGCACGATCAGGGCCAGCTCGTAGGACACGTGGTCGAACAGCTCGGTGAGGTTGTCGTGCGAGTTGTGCCACTTCTCCAGCGTGGCGACCGGCACGAAGTCCTTCATCTTGCTGCCCTTGCTGGTGAAGGCCAGCTTGCGGAACTCGCCGTCCTCGCGGTTGGTGACTTGGATGGTGAAGGTCACATCCTTACTGTCCTGGGCGCTGTGGGCCGCGCGCAGGAACTCCAGGGCGTCGGCGGGCACTTGCACGTCCAGCAGGCTGATCAGGTCGTCCTTGGCGTTGTATTTCGTTTCAGTGCGGTAGGCGCAGACGGTGTAGTGCTGGGTCTGTTTCATCTGAAACCTCGGGGGGAAGGGGAAGTGGCCCGCTCCGTGGGGAGCGGGCCAGAGGGCCTACTTGCTGTCCTGTGCTGCTGCGGCCAGAGGTTCGCCGTCGATGTCCACCTCGTGCAGCACCACGCACCTGCGGGCCTTCACCTTGTCCTGGCCGCGCTCGCCCTGGTCAATAACCACCGTCTCGTCCGTGTGGATGCGGCATGCTAGGAAGCGCGTTGCGCGACTGAAGTAGCGCATGGCCTCGCGTGGGGTGGCGCTGAAGTGCAAGCCGTACCCGCAGCAGTCCTCACGGTTCCAGTCCGCTGCCTCAACCTCGGTCCCGATGCTGTACACAGCCCCGTGTGGACTTTTCAGATCGTCCCCCACGGCCTTGAACACGGTCAGCTCGCCGTCCTTGCTGATTACCAGCCCGTGGTAGTCCGCCCACTCACGCACGGTGTGGATGGGCGGCACCACGATTTGATGGCCGCCCTCGGCGGTGGCGCGGGGGTCGTGGATATGGACGCAGACCAGCGGGCTGGCCTTTGCCGTGCTGCGCTCGTAGAGCGCGAGGCCGGCAGTATGCCGGGCGAGCGCGTGGCTGTTCCCCCACAGCTCGGCGTGGCTGTTCCCCCACAGCTCGGCGCGGCTGTTCTCCCGCAGCACGGCGCGGCTGTTCCCCCGCAGCACGGCGCGGCTGTTCTCCCGCAGCTCGGCGTGGCTGTTCCCCCACAGCTCGGCGCGGCTGTTCTCCCACAGCTCGGCGCGGCTGTTCTCCCGCAGCACGGCGCGGCTGTTCTCCCGCAGCTCGGCGCGGCTGTTCTCCCGCAGCTCGGCGTGGCTGTTCCCCCACAGCTCGGCGCGGCTGTTCTCCCACAGCACGGCGCGGCTGTTCTCCCACAGCACGGCGTGGCTGTTCCCCCACAGCTCGGCGTGGCTGTTCCCCCACAGCTCGGCGCGGCTGTTCTCCCGCAGCACGGCGCGGCTGTTCCCCCGCAGCACGGCGCGGCTGTTCTCCCGCAGCTCGGCGCGGCTGTTCTCCCGCAGCACGATCTCGACCTCGCTGTCATCGGGGACGCGGATGGTCAGCCAAGTGCCGCCACTTTCCACGTAGATGGTTTCCAGTTCGTTGTTCTTGAGGGCGGTGTCCAGCTCGGCCTGGGTCTTCACGGTGATGGTCGTCATGTCATTTCTCCTGAGAGTCAAGAGGGCCGAAGCCCCCAGGAAAGGGGCTTCAGGTCAGAAGGGCAGGTCGAAGTCCTTGAGGAACTCGGCCCCGGTCTGCGCCAGGTCGCTGGCGTCCATTGCGCCCAGCAGTTCCAGCAGCCCGCGCGCCTGCTCGAAGGTCAGAGCATTCGTGCGCGTTCCGGCGGGGATACTGTTGGGGGCCATATGCGTGTAGAACGCACTGCGGGCCTCGCTGCTGTCGGGGATGCCCGCCCGGTTCAGGTAGCCCATCAGGGCCTTGCGCTGACCGTCGTGGATACCGGCGGGGCCAGCAGCGGGCGTGAACTCGGCGTCCACCACCTCGCCCTGTTGGGCCGGGGCCGCTGCCGGCGCTTCCTGGCGTTGCTGGGCGTACTTCAGGCCCAGTTCCTTGAGGTTGTCGTAGCAAGCCCGCGCCCCGTCGATGCTGGCCCGCCGCTCATAGGTGTCGAGGACATGCTGCACGTCCTCTGCCGGAGCCACCTTCCGCACCCGCGCGGCCAGGTCACCAATCTTGCTGGCCCACGCCTTCAGCGCCTCTTCCTGTTGCGGGTCGGGCAGGGTCTGCGGCTGCACGCCCGCGGCGTCCGCCACCTCGCGCGTCACGTCAGCACGACGGCTCTGGGGCGCGGGGGCAGCCTGAGCGGGGTTGTCCGCCTGGGCCATCTCGACATCGCTGTAAACCCCGCTCAGCTCAGCCGGGAACGCCTTCCGGAGCGCCAGTGCCTCCGCACACTTGCCCAGCATGGTGTGGGGCATCCGCTTCCACATCGCCGTGGGGCCTTCCTTCCCCATCTGGACGTACTCACTCCAGCGGGCGGTGGCGGGGAACTCAGCCACGTGACCATGAACCAACTTCCGCACGATGACGCGGGCGAACTCGGGGAATCCCTCTTTGCTGACCGGGCCGAACTCGGGGTCAGTGGTCCCCATGTGGACGCCACTGCGCGCTGCGATGAGGCGATAGCCGTCGATGCCGGTCTGAATGACCATCTTCTCTTTGCGGGTCTTGGCGTCCCAGCGCATGACGGCGTAAATCTGGCGCTGGAAGGGATTCAGGCCGCTGGACTTCGCCACTTCCAGAAACAGCGCGAGTTCGAGGTCGCTTGTTCCAGCGGCGACGGTCTGCTTGATCAGGTCAACCTGCTCGTTGCTGAAGTCGGTCGGCTGAGCCAGCGGCAGGTGCTGAGTGGTGGGTTGAATCGCAGAGGCAGTCACAGCACGGCTCCAATCCACTCGCCCACGGCGAGCACGGCGAAGAAGGCGAGGAAGAACAGCACCACCCGCAGGAAGGTGCGCAGGCTGAGGTCGGGCTGGCCGTTCACGCCGCCCTCCGGTACTCAGTGCGGGTGTAGGGACGGCGGGTCTGTCTGGTGCGCCGGACAGGCCGGACGTGGCCGGTCTGCACCAGCCCCCACAGGGCGAGGTTCACGCTGGGCAGCCCTAGGCCCAGGGCGCGGGAGACAAGCGGCGCGTCCAGGGCGCTGAACGTCTGGTACAGCCGCCAGAGGCGGGCGCGGGTGCCGTTGTGGGCGGCCATCAGCGCCGCCCCCACTCGACCGGGCACGCCTCGTCGCCGGGGCAGCCGCGCAGGGTGCAGTCCGGGCAGCGCAGGGCCACGACCACCTGGGCCGCGCGGATGCAGTGGACGTGTTGCACCACCTGCACGCCCCGCACCCTGGGGAGCCGCGCAGTGCGCCGCCGTGCCCGCCACATGCCGATGCCGTAGGCGGCCAGCAGCACCAGCAGGGGCAGGGCGTTGGCAGCGAGCCAGGAGAGGACGAGGAGGCGCAGCATCAGGCGCTCACCCCCTGGGCCAGCAGCGGCACGAACACCTGCTCAGCGATGGCGCGGGCGAGGCGCGGCGGGACAACATTCCCCACCAGCGTGAACTGCGCCTTCTTCGGCAGGTGCTTCGGCGGAACGGGCACGCCCTGAAGCTCGGCGCACTGCTCGATGCTGCGCCCGAAAAAAATCTGCTCCCCCGTGCGCGGGTCAGTCGTGCTCATGGTGTCGCTCTCGGTCGCATAGACGCTGCGCTGCCGCTTTTTCTGGGTCTGGCTGAAGACGTTGTAACCACTGCTGTGGCAGGTCACAGCGTTGTTCTCGGCCTTCACGCTGCCGTAGGGCTGGATCAGGGTCAGGGGGATGCCACGCCCCAGGACAATGAACACACGGCGGCGTTCCTGCGGGACGCCAAACCAGTTGCTGTAGATCAGGTGAACGGTCATCGTCAAGCCCAGCCGGTTGCACTCGTCGGCCAGCGCCTGCAATTCCGCCTGGCCGTCCTGGGTTTCGACAAGGCCCGGCACGTTCTCAATGACAGTGCAGCGGGCGTACTGCACCTGGCGGGCAAAGTGGGCCAAGCTGTAGTAATGCGGATGCTTCTTGCCGCGCTTCTCCGTGCGAACATTCGCCCGGCTCCACGGCTGGCAGGGCAGAGACGCCCACACCAGCCGCCCGCGCAGTTCCTCGGGCGTGATGGTTGCCACGTCGCGCGCCTCGCACGGCACCTCGGGATGCCAGGCACGGTGCTGCTCCACGGCAACCGGCCAGATGTCGTAGGATTTCTCGATGGTCAGCCCAGCGGCCAGCATCCCCGCCGTCGCCCCGCCGTAGCCGCAGCACATCTCCACGACCCGCATCAGCGCCCGCCCCGCCGCGCGTAGTGGCGCGTGTGGTAGACGCTGCTGGCCGCCAGCCCCTGCCGCGCCGCCTGTTGCCGCTCCTGCCGGATGCGCCGCCAGACGGCGAGGCCGACCAGCAGCAGCACGGTGGGCACCAGCAGGGGGAGGAGGGTGAGGGCGGTCATTGGGGGCCGCCCAGCTCGGCCTTATCCGCCATTTCCTTCAAGTAGCGGGCGATTTCGCGCGCCTCCTCTGGGGTGTACCAGCCGTATACGAGAGCCGTGACGGCAGCGTCGCCCTCAACGTCCACGCCCTCGGCCTGGACACGGACCATGCCGAGTTCGCCCAAACCCGCGTTGCTGAAGTCGGCTTGCAAAGTCAGCACGATGTCGCCTTCCCCTTCAAAGGCCACGCGCTTCACGCCCCCACCCCCGCCTGCACCAACACGGTGCCAGTCACGGGGTTGCTGAGCGGCAGCGCCACGCGCTCACTGACCAGCCGCAGGTGTGTGCAGGTGTCCAGCAGCGTGAGGGCGAGGTTCGGGCTGGCAAAGTCGCCGTCCACCTCGAACTGGAGGCCGTTGCCGTTGTTGCTGACCGTGACGGTGTGGCGCTCGCCCCGGTCGCTGACCAGGTAGGTGCGGCTCAGGGCCGCGCGGCGGGGCGCGGTGCGGGCCGTCCAGCCGGTGAGGTGGGAGTAGTGGGCCTCGACAATCATCTCGCCCTGCTGCGCCACGTGCGCGCGCAGGTCGGCCATGCTCCAGATGCGGGTGTTGGGGATGCGGCTGGGCTGGGGTATCATCACTGCACCTCGTCGGCAATAACGGGTGGGCGCGTAGTTCGGACGCGCCCGATTTCTTTTGGTCAGGCCAGCCAGCCGCGCTCGGCACCGGTCGGCAAACCGGGAGCGCGGCCCCAGGCTGGGGTTACTCGTGTGCGATTCCCCACATTGGGGGTGTTGACAGGTGTAAGATTCACGTCAGAGGCCTCTCCTTTGAGGTGCCTGCGCTCCGCTGTTTTGCCGACGAGGGAGCAACAGGTTGTGGGGTTTCTGGAGGTGCCTGGGCGAACGCTCAGGCGCTTTTTCGTTTCAGGCCGGGCGGGCCTGCTCTTCACGCGCGGGCTGCGCGGTGGGAGTGAGGGGGGTTGTGCTTTCACGGGCGAGGCGAGCGGCGTGCATCCGAATCAGCAGGTCCGCGGCCCAGGTCAGCCGGGAGACGGGGCGAAAGGGCTGGGGGGTGGAGGTCATGCGGCACCTGCTTGACCACTGCTACATGCGACACCTAGCAACCTATCAATCGAACAATCGAAGAAGCGGGCGATCTTGACCAGATTGGCGTGCGAGGGTTCATTCTTGCCACTCTCCCAGCGGCTGACCTCCCCGGCTCTGTCACGGCGTCCAAGAATGGCCTCCGCGACGTCATACTGCGAGAGTTCGCGCTGCTCGCGCAGCTCTCGCAGTCGCCGACCGAACGTGCTTTCCATGTCAATGATGCTACACGTCGCAACATCAGGAGTCAAGCGAGGTGCAGCATGTGCTATTTCGCATTGGGGAACTTCCAAATATTGTTTGTCGTATCACGTCGCATGTTCGTTCTACGTGCGCCCCAGGTGCCCCCCATGCCACAGGAACCTCCCGTTGATATCTATGCGAAGCTGCGCGAGTACATCAAGCGCAGCACCAAAACGCAGCGGAAGATCGCGGAGGAGGCGGGGATACCCAACCCCAGCTATCTGAGCCACATGGTCAACGGTCGTGTGAATTGGGTTGAGGGCGATTATTTTCGTCCGCTCAGTGAGGCTCTAGGGTTGTCGCGTGATGAAATCCGCGAACTCAAACCCGAGATCATTTGGGAAGAACCTTCCCCTCCCCCCTCCCGCGCCCTCTCGGCCGCCGCAAAGGGCCACCGCATCCCCAAGCCCCAGGTGATGATTCCTGACACCCTGCGGGAGGC includes the following:
- the dnaB gene encoding replicative DNA helicase — protein: MTDFTPRVPPHSNEAEISLLGSVLLDNDALTNAVVGQVIPVDFYRESHRKIWACIPALREKRGSDGSPGPVELATLSEELIRRGQLDEVGGLVYLMGLSDQTSTAAYAEHFARIVLEKAHLRQVISHAGKTMQAAFEQQMPLEDIDALAASAPRMEFGEAEIVRGGSLLAGVLEQASSGTGRRGAPTGLTDLDDAVGGFEGTRLYVLGARPGMGKTAAAFQMAVNVAATTGRVLGFSLEMPAEEIMTRLLCSEGRVDLSRFTDAQRGKAQLSERDWGRLVPAQEFLDRLPLDIVRKQNLYLHQLTDMVRREHQRDPLSMFVLDYLQLVKVAGRGGGNRTQEVGEISRELKNLALELQIPVLALSQLNRGVEDRPNKRPQLSDLRESGSVEQDADVVMFIYRDEVYNKETDQQGVAEFGIGKQRNGPTGMVKVQYHAPFTRFSNLARFA
- a CDS encoding DNA cytosine methyltransferase, with translation MTAAMHRLSSGLIVPTRTDSSTWAQVRSGLIVPDTLARKGRHRYGPGPLGLDLFAGAGGFSLGMKQAGIEVIGMFEWAADATITYMMNLCRYGQVETHWATPADAQRMNDELLRSAKRHKKDVADAKAAGVDLTPEMLHQLDLLPTAGSGWIRDQPDVPGTQHVFFGDIRKFGGQDVLKALELRPGELDVLFGGPPCQGFSTAGKRNVLDERNSLIFEFARLVVELQPQTFVLENVPGLQSMVTPRGVPVLDEFCAMVADGGWATFEALRKMVGADTGRRAGVRTRATHPKDEPVEEAEQEEAFGPLFGGTP
- a CDS encoding DUF7666 domain-containing protein, encoding MTTITVKTQAELDTALKNNELETIYVESGGTWLTIRVPDDSEVEIVLRENSRAELRENSRAVLRGNSRAVLRENSRAELWGNSHAELWGNSHAVLWENSRAVLWENSRAELWGNSHAELRENSRAELRENSRAVLRENSRAELWENSRAELWGNSHAELRENSRAVLRGNSRAVLRENSRAELWGNSHAELWGNSHALARHTAGLALYERSTAKASPLVCVHIHDPRATAEGGHQIVVPPIHTVREWADYHGLVISKDGELTVFKAVGDDLKSPHGAVYSIGTEVEAADWNREDCCGYGLHFSATPREAMRYFSRATRFLACRIHTDETVVIDQGERGQDKVKARRCVVLHEVDIDGEPLAAAAQDSK
- the bet gene encoding phage recombination protein Bet codes for the protein MTASAIQPTTQHLPLAQPTDFSNEQVDLIKQTVAAGTSDLELALFLEVAKSSGLNPFQRQIYAVMRWDAKTRKEKMVIQTGIDGYRLIAARSGVHMGTTDPEFGPVSKEGFPEFARVIVRKLVHGHVAEFPATARWSEYVQMGKEGPTAMWKRMPHTMLGKCAEALALRKAFPAELSGVYSDVEMAQADNPAQAAPAPQSRRADVTREVADAAGVQPQTLPDPQQEEALKAWASKIGDLAARVRKVAPAEDVQHVLDTYERRASIDGARACYDNLKELGLKYAQQRQEAPAAAPAQQGEVVDAEFTPAAGPAGIHDGQRKALMGYLNRAGIPDSSEARSAFYTHMAPNSIPAGTRTNALTFEQARGLLELLGAMDASDLAQTGAEFLKDFDLPF
- a CDS encoding DNA cytosine methyltransferase, with protein sequence MRVVEMCCGYGGATAGMLAAGLTIEKSYDIWPVAVEQHRAWHPEVPCEARDVATITPEELRGRLVWASLPCQPWSRANVRTEKRGKKHPHYYSLAHFARQVQYARCTVIENVPGLVETQDGQAELQALADECNRLGLTMTVHLIYSNWFGVPQERRRVFIVLGRGIPLTLIQPYGSVKAENNAVTCHSSGYNVFSQTQKKRQRSVYATESDTMSTTDPRTGEQIFFGRSIEQCAELQGVPVPPKHLPKKAQFTLVGNVVPPRLARAIAEQVFVPLLAQGVSA
- a CDS encoding helix-turn-helix transcriptional regulator, whose product is MESTFGRRLRELREQRELSQYDVAEAILGRRDRAGEVSRWESGKNEPSHANLVKIARFFDCSIDRLLGVACSSGQAGAA
- a CDS encoding helix-turn-helix transcriptional regulator encodes the protein MPQEPPVDIYAKLREYIKRSTKTQRKIAEEAGIPNPSYLSHMVNGRVNWVEGDYFRPLSEALGLSRDEIRELKPEIIWEEPSPPPSRALSAAAKGHRIPKPQVMIPDTLREAAEQYGHLAAFAGLGEHRWQHFMASVSRRHTPETPEGWLEEFTALKRLGYDPQEPEE